A part of Antennarius striatus isolate MH-2024 chromosome 21, ASM4005453v1, whole genome shotgun sequence genomic DNA contains:
- the slc4a1b gene encoding solute carrier family 4 member 1b (Diego blood group), with protein sequence MKDQKEEKSWKETGRWEGHEERFDPQAGVWGSSHISYLTFKSLIQLRRSMNTGVTIFDLGERTLASMAEKIVNEMVNKKEIRPEDREGVLKSLLQNRSQSDDPESQALTEGVDLQKFSVKERTDESDHVEASMVLVGALDFLERPTVTFVRLKEPAVLESALESPMPVRFVFVMVGPTKADMNYHETGRAMAALLADKVFNQAAFQAKSARELTDAVADFMDCSIVIPPTEIQNEAMLTPIISFQKKLLKDRLQSSSAPPCQESSPRRVSDSAAPPPEDPLSRTGRPFGGMIRDMKKRYEHYKSDITDALNAQVLAAVIFIYFAALSPAITFGGLLADKVDNMMGVPELLISTSIQGIIFCFIAAQPILVIGFSGPLLVFEEAFFAFCQTQGIEYIVGRVWVGLWLVIIVVVIVAFEGSFLVRFISRFTQEIFSILISLIFIYETFAKLARIFQAHPLIMNYDHVNSTLENPWLPTVLEELVYDNATGNATVVVNTIKLPYPNTALLSMCLMLGCFFIAFFLRQFKNGTFLPGKIRRLIGDFGVPISIFLMIVVDYSINDTYTQKLAVPKGLMVSNPAKRGWLINPFGEHETFPVWLMFASCVPALLVFILIFLESQITTLIISKPERKMVKGSGFHFDLLILVAMGGCSAIFGVPWLSAATVRSVTHANALTVMSKGPKPVIEKVMEQRISGILVALLVGVSILMEPILKLIPMSALFGIFLYMGVTSLNGIQLWDRILLLFIPKKYHPDEPYATRVSTARMHFFTIIQIVCLVILWIVKSSPASLALPFILILTIPLRMLMTGRVFTRLEMKCLDSDDAKVTFEEEPGQDIYYETQMPL encoded by the exons ATGAAGGACCAGAAGGAGGAGAAATCCTGGAAGGAGACGGGTCGATGGGAGGGTCACGAGGAGAGGTTTGACCCTCAGGCTGGGGTGTGGGGGTCCTCACACATCTCCTACCTCACCTTCAAGAGCCTCATCCAGCTGCGGCGCAGCATGAATACAG GTGTGACAATTTTTGACCTTGGAGAGCGGACCTTGGCAAGCATGGCGGAGAAGATTGTCAATGAAATGGTTAACAAAAAGGAGATCAGACCTGAGGACCGAGAGGGCGTGCTCAAATCTCTCCTTCAAAACCGCAG ccaatcagatgacccGGAGAGTCAAGCTTTGACTGAAGGGGTGGACCTGCAGAAGTTTTCAGTCAAGGAAAGG ACGGATGAATCCGACCACGTGGAGGCCTCCATGGTGCTCGTGG GAGCTTTGGACTTCCTGGAAAGACCCACTGTTACGTTTGTGCGTCTGAAGGAACCTGCGGTGCTTGAGTCTGCATTGGAGTCCCCAATGCCTGTACGCTTTGTCTTTGTTATGGTGGGCCCCACCAAGGCTGACATGAACTACCACGAAACTGGTCGTGCTATGGCAGCCCTTCTGGCTGATAAA GTATTCAATCAAGCAGCCTTTCAGGCAAAAAGTGCCCGCGAGCTGACGGACGCTGTGGCCGACTTCATGGATTGCAGCATTGTCATTCCGCCAACTGAAATCCAGAATGAAGCGATGCTCACCCCTATAATCAGCTTCCAGAAGAAACTACTGAAAGACAGGCTTCAATCCTCCAGTGCACCGCCTTGCCAGGAATCTAGTCCTCGTAGGG TTTCCGACTCTGCTGCACCTCCACCTGAAGACCCGTTGTCCCGGACTGGTCGACCATTTGGCGGTATGATTCGAGACATGAAGAAACGTTACGAGCACTACAAGAGTGACATCACAGATGCTCTTAACGCCCAAGTTCTTGCTGCTGTTATCTTCATCTACTTTGCCGCCCTATCACCTGCCATCACCTTTGGAGGATTGCTCG CTGACAAGGTGGACAACATGATGGGTGTTCCAGAGCTCCTCATCTCCACCAGCATTCAGGGGATCATCTTCTGCTTTATTGCAGCTCAGCCCATCCTAGTGATTGGTTTCTCTGGGCCTCTATTAGTGTTTGAAGAAGCCTTCTTCGCT tTCTGTCAGACTCAGGGCATTGAGTATATTGTAGGGAGAGTGTGGGTTGGATTGTGGCTGGTTATCATCGTTGTGGTGATTGTAGCCTTTGAGGGCAGCTTCCTGGTGCGTTTCATCTCGCGATTCACCCAGGAAATCTTCTCCATCCTTATTTCCCTCATCTTCATCTATGAAACCTTTGCCAAGCTAGCAAGG ATATTTCAGGCCCACCCACTGATTATGAATTACGATCACGTGAATTCAACTCTAGAAAATCCCTGGCTCCCAACGGTGCTAGAGGAACTTGTGTATGACAATGCTACTGGCAACGCAACAGTTGTTGTCAACACCATTAAACTGCCTTATCCCAATACTGCCCTGCTGTCCATGTGCCTCATGTTAGGCTGCTTCTTCATTGCTTTCTTTCTGCGTCAGTTCAAAAATGGCACTTTTCTTCCTGGAAAG ATCAGACGTTTAATTGGGGACTTTGGCGTGCCTATTTCCATTTTCCTCATGATTGTTGTGGATTACAGCATTAATGATacctacacacag AAACTGGCGGTTCCCAAAGGTCTGATGGTGTCCAACCCAGCCAAAAGAGGCTGGCTGATCAACCCCTTTGGAGAGCATGAGACTTTCCCTGTGTGGTTGATGTTTGCATCCTGTGTCCCAGCTTTACTCGTCTTCATTCTGATCTTTCTGGAGTCTCAGATTACAAC CCTTATTATCAGCAAACCTGAGCGGAAGATGGTCAAAGGATCTGGATTCCACTTTGATTTGCTAATTTTAGTTGCCATGGGAGGATGTAGTGCAATATTTGGTGTGCCGTGGCTCAGTGCTGCCACGGTGCGATCAGTCACCCACGCCAATGCCCTCACCGTTATGAGCAAAGGACCAAAGCCTGTCATTGAGAAGGTGATGGAGCAGAGGATCAGTGGCATTTTGGTGGCGTTGCTGGTTG GTGTGTCCATTTTGATGGAGCCCATTCTTAAGTTGATTCCCATGTCGGCCTTGTTTGGAATATTTCTTTACATGGGAGTCACCTCACTCAATGGCATCCAGCTGTGGGATCGCATTCTGCTTCTGTTCATCCCAAAGAAATACCATCCTGACGAACCCTATGCCACCAGA GTGTCCACAGCGCGAATGCACTTCTTCACGATCATCCAGATAGTGTGCCTAGTCATTCTGTGGATTGTAAAATCCAGTCCAGCATCCCTAGCCCTtcccttcatcctcatcctcaccatccCTCTACGCATGCTTATGACTGGGCGTGTTTTCACTCGCCtggaaatgaaatgt TTGGATTCTGATGACGCCAAAGTGACATTTGAGGAGGAACCAGGCCAGGATATATACTACGAAACTCAGATGCCATTGTAG